Part of the Choloepus didactylus isolate mChoDid1 chromosome 10, mChoDid1.pri, whole genome shotgun sequence genome is shown below.
ATAAGGGATTTTTCCTCCCCAGGGAAATCATAAAATCTTATGGTTTTTCTATCCATTTCCTGAACTGGAAATTTAAAGCATTGAGCTTAGCATGCTCTCTCATTTGTTTCAAAGTTCTCTATTGTACTCTGAAGGGGCCAGTCCACCCCACTCTTACTTTCTACTATAACATTCTATTGCTAAAACTACATGGTCTCCCAGAGACTTTCCTTCCCTTTCAAGGCAACTGCAGTGATTATAACTCTGTTGCACCTGGATACCGTGGCTTAACCGTGGAGTAATCGTGGAGTAACAGTGTCCCATTTTCCACTAGCTATGAGGTCATTACTACTTTCAGATTAAAGCAGATTGTAGAAACAATTCCAGATTCTCATATTTAAGTTCCTGTTTTTTCTAGAACCACTTCTGGCACTGAAAATTGCATCAGTCAGTTAGAGAAACAGATGTTACCCTGTGTTCCTGATATCATGAGTTTCATATGGAGTTTTGGGCTTACAGAATTGTTGGAAGAACAAGAGGAGCAGAGATCAGAGAAGTGGCCGACAGAGGTAAGCGATGTTGACACTGAAGATGTTTGCTTGAAACATCAAGGcagatgatttttaaaagcttGTCTGGAAGATGCTTTAGCTTTTGAGAATCTCTGAGAAGCTTCCACCCCCAGTCTTAGTCTGTAGTGGCAAAACAGGTGGTTTCATGAGTTTGTCAGGAAGCTGTTGTAAATCTTTCATCTGTCCATGCATCTGGCTGAATATGTCTCCAGGTAATAATGTCTTCCACTAACTACACTTCTGCATTCCAGACATCATACAAGTACCTTACTTTGGGAAACTCTAATCCAGAACCACAGAGAGAAAGGTATTTTGGGAAATGTAGTTCCCAGAATGGCAGTAAAATTGAGTTGACAGTAGTTGATCTAGCAcattatgtaaataaaattatttaacttaaAGAATATTAATTGTAATAGAAAGTCAAAGTTAGTAGGACACAATAATTGCTATAAAATATTTACCACATGTTTATTTcttggaaataaatttttataacagTGTCAATACATATTCTGACATCTAATTTTCTTTAGAAATGGTCACCAGATTTGATAGTCCTTTTTGTGACATTGAAATCTTGAGcagattaaataatattttagaagttTGAAATAATCTTAAATTTATAGAGAAACATTGCACTTATGGTACAAAGAACTTTTCCTGAAACATTTAATAGTAAGTTAATAGCCTGATACCCTATCTTCCTCAAACACTTTAGTATGCATTTCCTACACACAAGGACATTCTTCTGCATAACTGCAATAcaaccatcaaaatcaggaaattaacattgataaatTACTACTTATAATCCTTGGATTCCATTCAAGTTTCACtgattgtcccaataatgtcatCATGACCAAAGAAATAGCAAAAGGATCCAGTTCAGAATCATGCATTACATTTAActcatctctttagtttctttcagtcTGGGACAATTCCTTAAACTTTTCCTGACCTTCATAGACTTGACACTTGAAActacaggccagttattttgtataATGTCCCTCAATATGGGCTTATCTACTGTTTTCTTAGGATTTGATTCAGGCTTTGCATGTCAGGCAGGAGTATTATATAAGAGAAACTTTGTTTCAGAGGGgatacttttttttctcattgcatTCTATCAGGCATCCTTTCAAGTGACAGATGATTTTTAATTGTCCCATTGCTGATGATATTCATTTTGATTACTTGATTTAagttggtgttttctgggcttcgcttttataaagttattttttccctttgtaagtaagaaatattttatgaagTAGTAGCTTGAAATTATGTAAATACTCAGTTTCTCATTAAAATTTCCATCTactcatttacttatttaaatatgggtatcttattttattcaatgagtTATAATTTATTACTTCTCTGTCCTTTTGACTTAGTTCTCATTGTTCTTTGAACACTTTCTTGATTCACAGCAATATGCACAGATATTCCAGGCTCTTCTTGTACTTTCTATGCTCCAGTCCTGGAATCAGTTGTTTCTTTACAAATTCATATGTTGTAGATTGGATTATGTACCCTAATTTAGATATGTTCCTAATCTGCTGCCCACCTCACCCTGCATGTGCTTCAGCACCTCATGTTGGATTTCCCCCAAGCATGGACACCTTTCTCATTCCATCTGAGATCTGATTCCCCATGCCGTACTGCACCTTGACATTGTCATCACCTGTCTCATCTGCTTGGCTTTTGATTATCCACACCGGGCTTCTTCCATGCATGGAGGCCTTTTTTCTGATCCCACTAGGTTCTAACATTGTATAACAGACTGAGGAACAGGGGAGAAGTTGGGGCagcattttataatatattaagatatttataaccatgactcattttatttttataataaagataACTTCTTATAGCaagctcttctcttttttttgctTATGAGACTGTATTAGTACTTTTCAGGAAGAAGAAGCTGTGATTTATTTGCCTTCTTCACGTATTAAGCATAGTATCTGCAGATGGTAGGCACTTAACATATGATTGTCAAATCAATGATTAAACTCCTAGGGGTAGCAAAATATACATATTCTACTCTGCCCTCCTAGTCAGCTTTCTCAAGGCCTGTTTCATGTCCCTGTTCCTAAGGCTATAGATGAAAGGATTCAGCATGGGGATCACCACAGTATAAATGACAGTAACCACACGGTCCTTTGTCACTGAGTAGGTGGATGATGGGCGAATGTACACCGAGATGGCAGTCCCATAATATAGTGCCACACCTGGGAGGTGGGATCCACAGGTGGAGAAGACCTTGTACCTGCCTTCTCCTGAAGGGACCTTCAGAACGGCATGGGCAATGTAGAAATAAGAGACAATAATGAAGGCAAAGGGACTCAAGATCACAAAGGAGCCTTCTGTGAAGGCCAAAAGCTCGTTGACAGAGGTGTCAGAGCAGGAGAGTATTAGCAGTGGCTGGACATCACAAAAGAAGTGGTGGATGATGTTGGGCCCACAGAAGGAGAGGCGAGCCATGAGAATTGTGTGGGTAAGTGAGTGGAGGTGGGACACCACCCAGGATGCCATCACCAGCAGGAGACAGCGCCTGGGGCTCATGGTTGTGGTATAATGCAGTGGGTTACAGATGGCCATGTAGCGGTCAATGGCCATGGCAGCCAGGAGGAAGCTGTCTGTAATTGCACAGGTCACAAAGAAATACATCTGGGTGAGGCACTGGGCAAAGGGGACATTTTTGCTCTTGCTCACCATGTTTGCCAGCATCGTAGGCACAATGACATTGGTAAAGCAGATGTCCACGAAAGAtaggttggaaaggaagaagtacatgggagtgTGGAGACGGGTTTCTCTC
Proteins encoded:
- the LOC119505297 gene encoding olfactory receptor 1L6-like, which encodes MPQGNQSHINEFLLLGLSSDPKQQVWLFAIFLAMYLVNVVGKSVIISALQRETRLHTPMYFFLSNLSFVDICFTNVIVPTMLANMVSKSKNVPFAQCLTQMYFFVTCAITDSFLLAAMAIDRYMAICNPLHYTTTMSPRRCLLLVMASWVVSHLHSLTHTILMARLSFCGPNIIHHFFCDVQPLLILSCSDTSVNELLAFTEGSFVILSPFAFIIVSYFYIAHAVLKVPSGEGRYKVFSTCGSHLPGVALYYGTAISVYIRPSSTYSVTKDRVVTVIYTVVIPMLNPFIYSLRNRDMKQALRKLTRRAE